The window ATGACATGCTAAACAcatgcacaagcacacacacatacatgtacatgtatcagTAAATCACAAATGTGAGTAAAACAAACAGTTTGGAGTTCAGTCAACACATATATTATTATGAGCAGTTTTCTACcaatcgtcacgctcataagataattgcctatgtcattttttgatgttttgagaaaaacacaaaaaaactttctttggtttctgaacaatctgcctatctcattttagtaataagttgcaaactgcctatctcgagcggtgacagctggataaacgtgagataaagagctgacagcaacattttcaatcagcaaaactgtataacaacccacaaagagcttttggatactttcacattctcaaaacaagtcttcctgtatcataaaaaaatgtgcctaactcaagaaacgagatcggcagttttgcttacgttaccgtggcaatggtttctgACGGTCTgcgagtttgtactctctaacacataatagatacccttccagtagcttcccctgtagtttcactacagaaatggctaacactgagataggtatttttcttatcagcGTGAggcaacatcacacacacacagtcactctctctttttctaacTGAAGCACATAAATTAAGTAAAACAAGAAGTTTGGAGCTAAACGAAATGCAAATGTGTACCTTGTTAGAAGTACATCGGACCATCTCTCTTCCGCCATTATatctccccccacacacacacacacacagtgacacccacacacgcacgcgcacacacacaccaacgaaCAAGCAGACCACCACTGGTGTACAAGTTCTCTCTACAATCATGGTTTTGAGTAAACAACAAACCACAGCAAAACAATTCTTGTAATTGGTCAGctattttgttctctctcttcgTCTGCTAAGCCAGCAAACAACGCTCATTCAAAATTAGTACATATCAACATCACATTTATTGCTTCAGCAacaatctaaaaaaaatatgtttcttgATGAGAACATATCAAATGTCGTTAACAACAATGAAAAGAGTCTCTAAAAGAAGTGTATACTTACAAAAGAATCTCTCTaacatcatttttttttaaatccccaGTCATGCAACACTATATTCTTTTTTTGGCCACATGACACAATTCTTTAAACTGTCAAACCTGCTCTTTTTCAGAATTTCAGAATATTTTCGTCACGTCGTCAATTGCTGACTTTTAGTGACTAGCGCTCTTTAAGAGGACAAAGAcggagaaaaaataaaaagtaactGAGGATAGAAAAGACTTAAGCATAAAGGAAGTAGTCAAACGAAACAAAACGATCAAGGAGGAACTGAATATAACTGAGACCCTACTCTAACTTTGAAATAAAATAAGGAGTAGGGAGGAGTTAGAATGAGAGTTTGGAGAGCTCCCCTCTGAAAGATACCAGAGAGGGAGCAGCAGCAGCTGCCGGGAGGGAATTCCACACGGGGATGGTACGCGGGAAGAAGCTGTATTTGAAATAGTTTGTACGGGCGGAAATTTGGCGAAGTTTAAGGTTGTGGTTGGATCGAGTTCTGCCAGTGCCAGGGGTGAGGTAGGGGTCTGGGGGGATATCTACCaggttgttgatgattttgtgGAGCATTGTGAGTTGGGTCTTGGTGCGCCTACTTTCTAGGGTTTCCCATCCGAGTGACTTGCAACCACATTTGGAAAGCGACCACCATCCCACTTCAAAGGATACAGAATGATTTTAATTTCCATATAGACAGGTGATACCAATGGAAAGATTTTAATTTCCATATAGACAGGTGATACCAATGGAAAGATTTTAATTTCCATATAGACAGGTGATACCAATGGAAAGATTTTAATTTCCATATAGACAGGTGATACCAATGGAAAGATTTTAATTTCCATATAGACAGGTGATACCAATGGAAAGATTTTAATTTCCATATAGACAGGTGATACCAATGGAAAGATTTTAATTTCCATATAGACAGGTGATACCAATGGAAAGATTTTAATTTCCATATAGACAGGTGATACCAATGGAAAGATTTTAATTTCCATATAGACAGGTGATACCAATGGAAAGATTTTAATTTCCATATAGACAGGTGATACCAATGGAAAGATTTTAATTTCCATATAGACAGGTGATACCAATGGAAAGATTTTAATTTCCATATAGACAGGTGATACCAATGGAAAGATTTTAATTTCCATATAGACAGGTGATACCAATGGAAAGATTTTAATTTCCATATAGACAGGTGATACCAATGGAAAGATTTTAATTTCTATATAGACAGGTGATACCAATGGAAAGATTTTAATTTCCATATAGACAGGTGATACCAATGGAAAGATTTTAATTTCCATATAGACAGGTGATACCAATGGAAAGATTTTAATTTCCATATAGACAGGTGATACCAATGGAAAGATGAAATGCGGTCAAACCTGCCAACTCTGGTAAAGCCTCAAGGGTAGCAATTTAGAATGTTTTGGAATTGTTAGCGTAGCAAATTGTGTTTAAATGTAGCATTTTTTAAAATGTATTCCCACATCCACGCCATCTTGCACAAGAATAGACATTCTTAATAAAGTTTCATGAGAATGCAGGAACATGAACTGCCCATTTGAGAGTATCTGCAGTGCAAATTTTCAGTGTAGATGATGTCTAATGACCCATTTTGTGACCGCTACACGGAGTGGGAAGCAGAAATGAGTACCAGAActcaaacaacaagaaaggcaaagcccatacgactcacatgcttgacctcgacttttagggtaactaaacctagcaatgacatcatacactaagaactgctttacacatttttcctaccaaaatacatgtgaccttgacccaaggtcaaggtcatccaaggtcatgcaacacaaagctgttaattcaagacataggaagtacaatggtgcttattggctctttctaccatgagatatggtcacttttagtggttcactaccttattttggtcacatttcataagggtcaaagtgaccttgaccttgatcatatgtgaccaaatgtgtctcatgatgaaagcataacatgtgccccacataatttttaagtttgaaacagttatcttccatagttcagggtcaaggtcacttcaaaatatgtatacaatccaactttgaagagctcctgtgaccttgaccttgaagcaaggtaaaccaaactggtatcaaaagatggggcttactttgccctatatatcatatgtaggtgaggtattcaatctcaaaaacttcagagaaaatgggaaaaatgtgaaaaatagctgttttttaggcaacatttatggcccctgcgaccttgaccttgaagcaaggtcaagatgctatgtatgttttttggggccttgtcatcatacaccatcttgccaaatttggtactgatagactgaatagtgtccaagaaatatccaacgttaaagttttccggacgtccggacggacggacggacgactcgggtgagtacatagactcacttttgcttcgcatgtgagtcaaaaaggagggaACTTGTTGCATGCTAGTCATTATTTGTTTAAGCGTAGCAATCTTTAGCTTGGCGTAGCAATTGCTCCTAAAACGTAacatgctacagtggaaccccccttttaagaccccccaatttaagacttcttcccttttaagaccttgctttttgagattttctgttcataacctctgtaaatttacccccattttaagactccctcctttttaagacctgattttctcagatttttgaaggtcttaaaaggggggttccactgtacgctGAAAGCTGGTAGATCTGTACAGTAGGTGGAGACCttaacaaaatctgagaaaaacacgtcttaacaagtcgcgtaaggcgaaaatacaacatttagtcaagccgtcgaactcgcagaatgaaactgaacgcaatgcaatttttcagcaagaccgtatactcgtagcatcgtcagtccaccgcttgtggcaaaggcagtgaaattgacaagaagaacggggtagtagttgcgctgagaaggatagcacgcttttctgtacctctcttcgttttaactttctgagcgtgtttttaatccaaacatatcatatctatatgtttttggaatcaggaaccgacaaggaataagatgaaagtgtttttaaattgattttgaaaatttaattttgatcataatctttatatttttaatcccagcgaagctggaggtatcccgtgaacgctatactgtaatcgacttgagaaatgtgcataccgaataatacatgataaagaaggattctttgtgcccggctacgtgctacaggtggagatggaagttcaccaaaaattgggaccatactaacaaaaatacggtgggtgcaatagtcgcccccattttttcagcaaacgccacccaaggccgttttggacgggtagaaattccgtagtttccaagtctatggataaagctcgcgtcggtcgaaagtctttgacgtcaattaatgcatcatgacgtcatgcctccctgacgtctttctctctcgcgcagtgtgtgtgtttgtgttcattttgtgcacatgtgttagtgttactgtgtgtgtgtgtgtgtgtgtgtgtgtgtgtgtgtgtgtgtgtgtgtgtgtgtgtgtgtgtatgagtgtgtatatgtgtttgtttgtaaaggtgtgtgtgtccgactgtctatgtgcgtatttgtttgtgcgtatgtacagtgtgtgtgtgtgtgtgtgtgtgtgtgtgtgtgtgtgtgtgtgtgtgtctatttgtataagagagaaagagagagagaaagagagagagagagagagagagagagtgggtgggtgtgtgtatgtgtgtgtgtgcgtaagtgtatgtgtgtgtgtatgtgtgtttgtttgtaaaggtgtttatgtccgtctgtcaatatgtgcgtatgggggtgtgttttgtgtgtatgaagtgtgtgtgagagagtgagtgagtgcgtgtgagtgagtgtgtatgtgtgtacgtgtgtacgtgtgtgacttggggggtgtgtgtgtgtgtgagtgcgtgtgcgtgtgtgtgtgtgtgtgtgtgtgttcgtgtgtgtgtgtgtttgagaaagaaagagagagagtaagagagaggtttgtctttcgctggggtatgcagtgccttggcgttgcacatctacttaaaatttaattttgatcataatctttatatttttaattttcagagcttgtttataatccaaatataacatatttatatgtttttggagtcaggaaatgatgaagaataagatgaacgtaaatttggatagttttatgacaaaaaactttttttttacaattttcagatttttaatgtccaaagtcatgaattaatctttaagccaccaagctgaaaatgcaataccgaagtccggccttcgtcggagattgcttggccaaaatttcaatcaatttgattgaaaaatgagggtgtgacagtgccgcctcaacttttacaaaaagccggatatgacgtcatgaaagacatttatcgaaaaaatgaaaaaaacgtccggggatatcattcccaggaactctcatgtcaaatttcataaagatcggtccagtagtttagtctgaatcgctctacacacacacacgcacagacagacagacagacacacacacacacacacatacaccacgaccctcgtctcgattccccctctatgttaaaacatttagtcaaaacttgactaaatgtaaaaaggagggagtccaAAAATGGGGATAAACTTCCAGACATTATTAAGAAAAGATGTGAAACATGAAGGTGTTGAAGAGGGGTAagtcttaaaggtactgaacttgtcaaatccaggtgcacggatcccctggggcttttagtcatacctcaggcagctatccgttagaggaactaccaagtttcattgacttgcacccaaagagtcaaaaactgcgatttttttacgaattaatttcgtactcggacccggctggtcttgacctatttttggattatgtcagcctttaaagcaAATGACATCTCACACATACATCCATCATCAAGACGTAAACACGACACCCACCAACAACTCTATATCACACCTTCCATCACTCCCTCACTGACAGAGAGAATCACACCTTCCATCACCATCACTCCCTCACTGACAGAGAATCACACCTTCCATCACTCCCTCACTGACAGAGAGAATCTTGCAGTCCTACTCATGATCCCTCTTCACTCACAGATGCTACCGGAACACACAGCCAAAAGCACAGAGGGTCAAGGTCAGCTCTTTTCACCGTTGACCTCTGTGTCAGAGTCCGACAGTTCGTCAAGGTCCGAGGAATCGCAGGCCTCCTGACTAACCGTCTCTTTGAGCGCCTCCAATCGCTTCAGGATGGACTGGTAATCAAAACAGCCTCTCCTTTCTCCAAACGGGTCCTGTCAAATTAAACGCAAAATAAATTTGGTATTTGGCATATATATTATTGTCCTTAGGGAATTCCCTCAAGAATTGAAGTGCAAAGCATTTAAGCGTAGCAATCTTAAGCTTGGTGTAACAGCATAGCAATTTCTGCTATAACGTAGCATGCTACTCTGAAAGGGAAACAGCAGGCAGCTCTGTATCCGTATAACGCAAGATTAACCCACCTGCATGGTCTGTCCATTGATGTGACTGTTGTTCTTGCAGATGGTGGCGTAGTATTTGAAGTACGTGGGGAAAGACTGGCGCATCACTTCACTGCAACAGACAAATCTCTCACATGTACCAAACTCAGCAGAAAATTGACCAAAGAAATGCACCGTttatgagaagaaaaaaaagcatgaacgcacgcacacaaccacaccaacccacacacacatacatgcgcgagcatacacacacacacacacacacacacaaggaaacaGACATTCCTTGTACAAAACTAATCATGTATATATTAATTTACTGTTGAGGTACACAGGTCTTCATCAGATGGATTTTCTCTCTACCACGACTCCTAATTTCAATTCTAATTTATCTCTGGTTTTATTTAAATCAAGTGTGGTGAAATGCACAAGAGATGAGTTAAAGCTTGCAGCCAGAACTGTGAACAGTTACAGGGAGGCAGAGGAAGGGAGAATACTTCTGAAATACCACGAACAAGGGAGACTATTTGCAGCActattgaattctcagactccgtccgtgatcttggcatctttcttgatagcgatctctccatgaaacaccatgttatgaaagtctgtcagtccgcttacatcgagcttaagagaataggttctatccgcccataccttaccgaagatgccaccaagacccttgtttcctcctacattctttctcgattagactacggaaattctgttctcattggctgtcctcagtctgtcatccatcctttgcagcgcgttcaaaattctgcagcccggcttgtctgcaaagcccctcggtcccagtcctgttcccccttgctaaagaaacttcattggctccctgtagagctgagaatccaatataagtgctgctgtatctgctacaaaatatctggctcagccccatcctacctgtctgacctgttcacactctatacaccctcacgatccctccgctcctctgtagacactagaatattccgtctatcttcttttagtcgcaaacagcacggccagagagccttctcccactctgctgccgttgcgtggaactctctcccttactctatccgacactgccaaacattctgttccttcaaatcaaaccttaaaacacacttcttcacccagtattttgattaattttatttcaacatggtgcatttttgaatcaggtgtttgaatgtttgaacattttgcctgtgttagtatgcttgcagattgtattgatgtagtgtttgagtttcgttgttcacttgtgtgctgaatgctgctgcacatgcttttgctttgctttgtatgtattatgtatgtttgtcattgtaaagcgctttgagaatgtaaagcgctctataaatctcccatattattattattattattatgtgttGACGGCAACCACAAAAGTCCAcggttgtaaaaaaaaaccaccattttgtttgtatttgctCATGCTGCTGGTGTTTTAAGATCAATCTACTGTATCTTCAGGACTACAAGACCCTTCGTTGTAAAAGGCGCAAACCCCACTTTCAAGgttaaaaatatataaaatgAGAAAAATCCACACAAAATGCGCTTACCGTGTATTGGGTGGAAGAGAAAGTAAATACAGAATAGAATAACGTTCGTTCTCGGATGTGCAGCAAGATCAAAGCCCCTGCACTCTAATAGCTGGATGACCTTGTGACCCCGGGTCAATGGGCGCTATTTTTAGCTGAGACCAGCTCCTTGCCCTTGTTTACAGAAACTGACCTTCTGACCTCAGGTCAATGTTCAACTATGAGACCCgcctttgatgtctgagaggaaacttTGCCAAGGTCATAGAAACATGCATATCACTGCAGAGGGAGTGTTATGTTTCTTTGTATAGCAATGTGGGTActtctttttcgttcatgggctgaaactccccggttcactcatgtttttacatgtgtatttttacgtgtatgacctttttttaccccgccattcaggcagcatacgccgattatGTGGGTACATATTACACGTGTACTCTTCCTTAGTCATACACGAGGCGATAATGTTCAATAGAACGCAGGGGTCAAAGTTGACGAAATAAGTTGCGCCCAATAGTCCCAAAAGTAGGGTACTTACTGCAAAGCGTCGGGACATTGGCACTTCTTTTCCAGCATATCACACACAGCCACTCTCAGCGTCTCGTGGCGGACGATTTCGTTGTAGCGATTGGCGTCTCCTGCATTCCGCTCCTGTTGGAGTCAAAGGAACATTCATTTTACAGCGAGCAATCAGCACTGCTCAGTAGAAAAATCTCCATCTGTGGGGACCATGGACCTTCAAAGAATCAAACTGTGAAGagatagagaagaaaaaaaaagtttgtttccGATTGCAATGCCTTATACAACTGGATAACTAAAGTACAATTTTGTGCAATCTTCTTCTAATTACCATCGTTATTTCTTcacagtttaaacaaaactttattcaattttgatATTGTGACAttatacagttgaacctgtctataacggccacccaagggaccgataaaaagtggtcgttatagactgatggtcgctatggaaaggtgaatcaTATAGAAGACAAAATCATCAGTGGTCCttgaaagttggtcacaagagcAGCTTCCACTGTATGTACAATGTTTTGCACTTAGCATCCATTCACAATCATATTATGGTCAAGCGCTGCTCTTCACAAATTACCCTTTTGTAACCTGAACTGTTTTGGTGAGGTTTTTCATGCACATACCTGTTCAAAGCCTGGCTCGTTGTGGTAGGGTTTTTCGTTCATCACAGACTGTATGGAGATAAGTACTGACGACAAGGACTGGGCCGGGCTCCAGGCTGGGCCTGACCAGGTGCTGAAACAGTTAAAACCATTGTGAAATTGACCAACTAAAGCCTCAAATACTTCGGCAAAGTTTACTTAGCGAAACTGGCTGCAGGAAGCTCATGCACTGAATTTTTAGTTAAAataaaaatggcaaagtctttacGAAGTCAACTTTGGGCTCAATCAAGGCCCGCCTTAAATCTAATTAAAGTCACATTCCTCGTAAAAA of the Littorina saxatilis isolate snail1 linkage group LG14, US_GU_Lsax_2.0, whole genome shotgun sequence genome contains:
- the LOC138947434 gene encoding ubiquitin-conjugating enzyme E2 Z-like, encoding MATSASSSSPDSSLEEHVVGEDNIPHLPPMAVAWDPMSCKDWDNEKPTPQCITRIKKDIMTIYNEPPPGMCIVPDKDDITKIHALLTGPFDTPYEGGFFYFLIRCSPDYPIRAPRVRLMTTGNGTVRFNPNLYKSGKVCLSILGTWSGPAWSPAQSLSSVLISIQSVMNEKPYHNEPGFEQERNAGDANRYNEIVRHETLRVAVCDMLEKKCQCPDALHEVMRQSFPTYFKYYATICKNNSHINGQTMQDPFGERRGCFDYQSILKRLEALKETVSQEACDSSDLDELSDSDTEVNGEKS